From Corynebacterium frankenforstense DSM 45800, the proteins below share one genomic window:
- a CDS encoding alpha/beta-hydrolase family protein: MVHRPAASRSRRAEAAQRLSAAARAVGSAARSALGFGAGLLPGVRSMPGQDPDSGPRRPTEAGIVGAEVATWLALSPSLLPRPWWATATNLTAAQGLGHLTGSLVWWLLRHGGARLPRPRGWYRVRPTVLAAAHTGLTATTLVALGAALRRGRRQAGLVGMPTPRGLAQLTAGTVAGTAGYAALLLVGELTQQGFDRTRAGLHRAVPRAPRWAAGLAALAAVAGAWVLVGDRVVVRRVLIRMAEHAEFLDRQTFSGVTRPWRAERSGSPVSAESWDSLGAAGRANMSNGPRAADITAVTGVEAKEPVRVFVGLAAVDDADRSVGGPGSTEKLRRALAAPPGGVRAAARRAVAELERTGGLDRRVLVLHCSTGTGWIPDWSVDAVEFLTGGDCAMASIQYTFLPSLLSYLNDGALPRAAAAALFTEVRRALAGRAPGDRPRVFVTGESLGAYGTADAFRDLDELLELADGAVLTGAPTFTRLTRRLTEARRRDSPWRLPVVGDGAHVRFAAHPSHLHHDWRGDDYPQPWAHPRVVVAQHASDPISWWGPALFLRRPDWLAEPGARGQKAPAAQRLDVPVDTRWVPLITGWQVAVDMLTCLRAPGGHGHNYHAEFLDYWAAVLGDAATVELTAPLKDRAARWTAAHQRRG; encoded by the coding sequence ATGGTGCACCGCCCCGCCGCGTCCCGCTCCCGCCGCGCCGAGGCCGCGCAGCGACTGAGCGCCGCGGCCCGCGCGGTCGGCTCGGCCGCCCGCAGCGCCCTCGGCTTCGGCGCCGGACTGCTCCCCGGGGTGCGCTCGATGCCCGGCCAGGACCCCGACTCGGGCCCGCGGCGGCCCACCGAGGCCGGCATCGTCGGCGCCGAGGTGGCCACCTGGCTGGCCCTGAGCCCCTCCCTCCTGCCGCGCCCCTGGTGGGCGACGGCCACCAACCTCACCGCCGCCCAGGGCCTGGGGCATTTGACCGGCTCCCTGGTGTGGTGGCTGCTGCGCCACGGCGGCGCGCGCCTGCCCCGCCCGCGCGGCTGGTACCGGGTGCGCCCCACCGTGCTCGCCGCCGCGCACACGGGGCTGACGGCCACGACGTTGGTGGCACTCGGCGCCGCCCTGCGCCGCGGCCGCCGGCAGGCTGGCCTGGTGGGCATGCCCACCCCGCGCGGACTCGCGCAGCTGACCGCGGGCACCGTCGCCGGCACCGCCGGCTACGCCGCGCTGCTGCTCGTCGGCGAGCTGACCCAGCAGGGCTTCGACCGCACCCGCGCCGGCCTGCACCGCGCCGTGCCGCGGGCGCCGCGCTGGGCCGCGGGGCTGGCGGCGCTGGCCGCCGTGGCCGGGGCCTGGGTGCTCGTCGGCGACCGCGTGGTCGTCCGCCGCGTGCTCATCCGCATGGCCGAGCACGCCGAGTTCCTCGACCGTCAGACCTTCTCCGGGGTCACCCGCCCCTGGCGCGCCGAGCGCTCCGGCTCGCCGGTCTCCGCCGAGAGCTGGGACTCGCTGGGCGCGGCCGGCCGGGCCAACATGTCCAACGGCCCGCGGGCGGCCGACATCACGGCCGTGACCGGCGTCGAGGCGAAGGAGCCCGTGCGCGTCTTCGTCGGTCTGGCCGCCGTCGACGACGCCGACCGCAGCGTCGGCGGGCCCGGCTCCACCGAGAAGCTGCGCCGCGCGCTCGCCGCGCCGCCCGGCGGTGTGCGGGCCGCCGCCCGGCGCGCCGTGGCCGAGCTCGAGCGCACCGGCGGGCTCGACCGGCGGGTGCTGGTCCTGCACTGCTCGACGGGCACCGGCTGGATCCCGGACTGGTCGGTCGACGCCGTGGAGTTCCTCACCGGCGGCGACTGCGCCATGGCCTCCATCCAGTACACGTTCCTGCCCAGCCTGCTCAGCTACCTCAACGACGGCGCGCTGCCCCGCGCGGCCGCCGCCGCGCTCTTCACCGAGGTGCGCCGCGCGCTGGCCGGGCGCGCCCCCGGGGACCGTCCGCGCGTCTTCGTCACCGGCGAGTCGCTCGGCGCCTACGGCACCGCCGACGCCTTCCGGGACCTCGACGAGCTGCTCGAGCTTGCCGACGGCGCGGTGCTCACCGGTGCGCCCACCTTCACCCGTCTGACGCGCCGGCTGACCGAGGCCCGGCGCCGGGACAGCCCCTGGCGCCTGCCCGTGGTCGGCGACGGCGCGCACGTACGCTTCGCCGCGCACCCCAGCCACCTGCACCACGACTGGCGCGGCGACGACTACCCGCAGCCGTGGGCGCACCCCAGGGTCGTGGTGGCCCAGCACGCCTCGGACCCGATCTCCTGGTGGGGCCCGGCGCTCTTCCTGCGCCGCCCCGACTGGCTGGCCGAGCCCGGCGCGCGCGGGCAGAAGGCCCCCGCCGCGCAGCGCCTCGACGTGCCCGTCGACACCCGGTGGGTGCCGCTGATCACCGGCTGGCAGGTCGCCGTCGACATGCTGACCTGCCTGCGCGCCCCCGGCGGCCACGGGCACAACTACCACGCCGAGTTCCTCGACTACTGGGCCGCGGTGCTCGGCGACGCGGCCACCGTGGAGCTGACCGCCCCGCTGAAGGACCGGGCGGCGCGCTGGACCGCCGCCCACCAGCGGCGCGGCTAG
- a CDS encoding superoxide dismutase, with translation MAVYELPDLPYDYDALEPHISGEIMQLHHDKHHKTYVDGANAALEALEKAREDGTDQNTVRALSKNLAFNLGGHTNHSIFWKNLSPNGGGEPTGELAEAINRDFGSFEKFKDHFSNAALSLQGSGWAVLGYDHIGERLVIEQMTDQQGNLSINLTPLLLLDMWEHAFYLQYKNVKADYVKAVWNVFNWDDVAERYAAAKK, from the coding sequence ATGGCTGTCTACGAGCTCCCCGATCTCCCCTACGACTACGACGCCCTCGAGCCGCACATCTCCGGCGAGATCATGCAGCTGCACCACGACAAGCACCACAAGACCTACGTCGACGGTGCCAACGCTGCGCTCGAGGCCCTGGAGAAGGCCCGCGAGGACGGCACGGACCAGAACACCGTGCGCGCCCTGTCCAAGAACCTGGCCTTCAACCTGGGCGGCCACACCAACCACTCCATCTTCTGGAAGAACCTGTCCCCGAACGGTGGCGGCGAGCCGACCGGCGAGCTGGCCGAGGCGATCAACCGCGACTTCGGCTCCTTCGAGAAGTTCAAGGACCACTTCTCCAACGCCGCGCTGTCCCTGCAGGGCTCCGGCTGGGCCGTGCTGGGCTACGACCACATCGGTGAGCGTCTCGTCATCGAGCAGATGACCGACCAGCAGGGCAACCTGTCGATCAACCTCACCCCGCTGCTCCTCCTCGACATGTGGGAGCACGCCTTCTACCTGCAGTACAAGAACGTCAAGGCCGACTACGTCAAGGCCGTCTGGAACGTCTTCAACTGGGACGACGTCGCCGAGCGCTACGCCGCCGCCAAGAAGTAA
- a CDS encoding HAD family hydrolase — translation MRAILFDLDGTLLDHDAAAAAACVAWARENDLDGTDEQVISRWSVLERRWFAAYERGETDHLGQRVERARGFLGRPGLTRDEALGLYARYLELYRENWTAFPDAHSCLVRALNSGRPVGVLTNGRSEMQAAKLEATGLALPGLVLLATVDAGVPKPDPRAFTGALERLGVKEGVMIGDNPVTDVRAAVDAGLSAVLLDRSCAGAGRDRARRTGRAAEAGHDDLPAEAFVVGGLDELNFTRCEG, via the coding sequence ATGCGAGCGATCCTCTTCGACCTCGACGGCACGCTGCTCGACCACGACGCCGCCGCGGCGGCCGCCTGCGTGGCCTGGGCCCGGGAGAACGACCTCGACGGCACCGACGAGCAGGTCATCTCGCGGTGGTCGGTGCTCGAGCGGCGCTGGTTCGCCGCCTACGAGCGCGGCGAGACCGACCACCTCGGCCAGCGCGTCGAGCGCGCCCGCGGCTTCCTCGGCCGTCCCGGTCTCACCCGCGACGAGGCGCTCGGGCTCTACGCGCGCTACCTGGAGCTCTACCGGGAGAACTGGACGGCCTTCCCCGACGCGCACTCCTGCCTGGTGCGCGCGCTGAACTCGGGCCGGCCGGTGGGCGTGCTCACCAACGGCCGCTCCGAGATGCAGGCCGCCAAGCTCGAGGCCACCGGGCTGGCTCTGCCCGGACTGGTGCTGCTGGCCACGGTGGACGCCGGGGTGCCCAAGCCGGACCCGCGCGCCTTCACCGGCGCACTCGAGCGGCTGGGTGTAAAGGAGGGCGTGATGATCGGGGACAACCCGGTCACCGACGTGCGCGCGGCCGTCGACGCGGGCCTGAGCGCCGTGCTGCTGGACCGCAGCTGCGCCGGCGCCGGCCGCGACCGGGCCCGCCGCACGGGGCGCGCCGCGGAGGCCGGGCACGACGACCTGCCCGCCGAGGCCTTCGTCGTCGGCGGCCTCGACGAGCTGAACTTCACGCGCTGCGAGGGCTGA
- the msrA gene encoding peptide-methionine (S)-S-oxide reductase MsrA — protein sequence MSWLFPRTPELVDPADALRGGDAPVLPEPAPHAVLGTPITGVWEPGQRSVIVGLGCFWGAEKLYWRTPGVVSTSVGYAGGVTRNPTYREVCTGRTNHAEVVRVVFDPERITLEQVLATGLEAHDPTQGFRQGNDVGTQYRSVIYTEGESAIDDAALARRLVASYGERLADAGFGAVTTEIMPLAETPAGEFFLAEDEHQQYLEKNPGGYCPVHATGVACGPADR from the coding sequence ATGTCGTGGCTGTTTCCCCGTACCCCTGAACTCGTCGACCCCGCCGACGCCCTGCGCGGCGGCGACGCACCCGTCCTGCCCGAACCCGCCCCGCACGCCGTGCTGGGCACCCCGATCACCGGCGTGTGGGAGCCCGGCCAGCGCAGCGTGATCGTCGGGCTCGGCTGCTTCTGGGGCGCCGAGAAGCTCTACTGGCGGACCCCGGGGGTCGTCTCGACGTCGGTCGGCTACGCCGGCGGCGTCACCCGCAACCCCACCTACCGCGAGGTCTGCACCGGCCGCACCAATCACGCTGAGGTCGTGCGCGTCGTCTTCGACCCCGAGCGCATCACCCTCGAGCAGGTGCTCGCCACCGGGCTCGAGGCCCACGACCCGACCCAGGGCTTCCGCCAGGGCAACGACGTGGGCACCCAATACCGTTCCGTCATCTACACCGAGGGCGAGAGCGCGATTGACGACGCCGCGCTCGCCCGCCGTCTGGTGGCCTCCTACGGCGAGCGCCTGGCGGACGCCGGCTTCGGTGCGGTGACCACGGAGATCATGCCGCTGGCCGAGACGCCGGCCGGCGAGTTCTTCCTCGCCGAGGACGAGCACCAGCAGTACCTGGAGAAGAACCCCGGCGGCTACTGCCCGGTGCACGCCACCGGCGTGGCCTGCGGCCCCGCCGACCGGTAA
- a CDS encoding pyruvate kinase produces MDAPENQEYLRSLTDRIDALIAAVERVGEDHAEALAKVHPTHRDGALNVLRYAELRTHDLRPLQAGLADFGATRLSTTEPAVLGRLRAARQALGAFYDEPRKFRYSEIADAFARADEILDDHADRLLGPALDETHSRIMVTLPTEAADDPGIVSGFIATGAELVRINAAHDDETVWLRMVDNVHRAAEEAGREVRIAVDLAGPKLRTGAIVPGPQVGRARVKRLPTGKVIAPSRIWLSPVNLPAPATPELDGRPVLPVQVDAEWLARMAVGDRISLHDNRGSKRHFTVSEVHADADGAGTPAVLAEGRQNAYIAEGTLLEHDWVKARAHGIPATEQRLRLETGDELILTDDPAPVDPAGQEVPRIGCTLPEAVRAIRPGDRVLFDDGVIEGVARGTNAGADGGAAEGPTEVRLEITRTKIGGANLAAYKGINLPDTDLPVTSLTEEDKAALRFTAAHADIADVSFIRDRADVDTVLAELHTIVRAAEEAGDEAAAARARDLGVVLKIETVPAYEGLPDIMLAGMQHANFGVMIARGDLAVELGFERLAEVPGLIMAIAEAAHVPTVMATQVLEHLAKDGLPSRAEITDAAYALRAEAVMLNKGPHINQAIEVLSRMSTKLGRSQRKNRMLMRRINSWVPEPEN; encoded by the coding sequence GTGGACGCCCCGGAGAACCAGGAGTACCTGCGCTCGCTGACCGACCGCATCGACGCCCTCATCGCGGCCGTCGAGCGCGTCGGCGAGGACCACGCCGAGGCGCTGGCGAAGGTCCACCCCACCCACCGCGACGGCGCGCTCAACGTGCTGCGCTACGCGGAGCTGCGCACCCACGACCTGCGCCCGCTGCAGGCCGGGCTCGCCGACTTCGGCGCGACCCGCCTGTCGACCACCGAGCCGGCGGTGCTGGGCCGGCTGCGCGCCGCCCGCCAGGCCCTCGGCGCCTTCTACGACGAGCCGCGCAAGTTCCGCTACTCCGAGATCGCCGATGCCTTCGCCCGTGCCGACGAGATCCTCGACGACCACGCCGACCGCCTGCTCGGCCCGGCGCTCGACGAGACGCACTCGCGCATCATGGTCACCCTGCCCACCGAGGCGGCCGACGACCCCGGGATCGTCAGCGGCTTCATCGCCACCGGCGCCGAGCTGGTGCGCATCAACGCCGCCCACGACGACGAGACGGTGTGGCTGCGGATGGTCGACAACGTCCACCGCGCCGCCGAGGAGGCCGGCCGCGAGGTGCGCATCGCCGTGGACCTGGCGGGCCCGAAGCTGCGCACCGGCGCGATCGTGCCCGGCCCGCAGGTCGGCCGCGCCCGCGTCAAGCGCCTGCCCACCGGCAAAGTCATCGCGCCGTCGCGCATCTGGCTGAGCCCCGTGAACCTCCCTGCGCCCGCCACGCCCGAGCTCGACGGGCGCCCGGTGCTGCCCGTGCAGGTCGACGCCGAGTGGCTGGCGCGCATGGCCGTCGGCGACCGCATCAGCCTGCACGACAACCGCGGCTCCAAGCGCCACTTCACCGTCAGCGAGGTGCACGCCGACGCCGACGGCGCGGGCACGCCGGCGGTGCTCGCCGAGGGCCGCCAGAACGCCTACATCGCGGAGGGCACCCTCCTCGAGCACGACTGGGTCAAGGCCCGCGCCCACGGCATCCCGGCCACCGAGCAGCGCCTGCGCCTCGAGACCGGCGACGAGCTGATCCTCACCGACGACCCCGCCCCGGTGGACCCCGCCGGGCAGGAGGTCCCGCGCATCGGCTGCACCCTGCCGGAGGCCGTGCGCGCCATCCGGCCCGGCGACCGCGTGCTCTTCGACGACGGCGTGATCGAGGGCGTGGCCCGCGGGACCAACGCCGGCGCCGACGGCGGGGCGGCCGAGGGGCCGACCGAGGTCCGCCTCGAGATCACCCGCACCAAGATCGGCGGGGCGAACCTGGCCGCCTACAAGGGCATCAACCTGCCGGACACGGACCTGCCCGTGACCAGCCTGACCGAGGAGGACAAGGCGGCGCTGCGCTTCACGGCCGCCCACGCCGACATCGCGGACGTCTCCTTCATCCGCGACCGCGCGGACGTCGACACCGTGCTCGCCGAGCTGCACACGATCGTGCGCGCGGCCGAGGAGGCCGGCGACGAGGCCGCCGCCGCGCGCGCCCGCGACCTGGGCGTGGTGCTCAAGATCGAGACGGTGCCCGCCTACGAGGGCCTGCCGGACATCATGCTGGCCGGCATGCAGCACGCGAACTTCGGCGTGATGATCGCCCGCGGCGACCTCGCCGTCGAGCTCGGCTTCGAGCGCCTGGCCGAGGTGCCGGGGCTGATCATGGCGATCGCCGAGGCCGCGCACGTGCCCACCGTCATGGCCACCCAGGTCCTCGAGCACCTGGCCAAGGACGGGCTGCCCTCGCGCGCCGAGATCACCGACGCGGCCTACGCGCTGCGCGCCGAGGCCGTCATGCTCAACAAGGGCCCGCACATCAACCAGGCCATCGAGGTGCTCTCCCGGATGTCCACGAAGCTGGGCCGCTCCCAGCGCAAGAACCGCATGCTCATGCGCCGCATCAACAGCTGGGTGCCCGAGCCGGAGAACTAG
- a CDS encoding cupredoxin domain-containing protein: protein MHTTRPPEDPDKPSRSPDSDRPGLRRAVLDQVGRPTAFWLAALVVAGLSHPFLPGYRWVLIHAFTLGVLGNSLLLWSERLSVRFLPRPRRGGREPDAPRERTEPTPRRRAVLFNLGAALMLAADLASEAWPDSWTLTVCGAGLIAVAAVVQALVIAGRLQRARRGGKSPRTASTVVGYVLAWLLMACGAAVGAFMAAGPEDLVTRLRPAHVCLMVLGFVGLSAAASLIVLFPALWRFNGLLRRPRLLLGGVAAATVLAAVGFAVDSAPVAAAGLALYAAGWAVGLAGWLPPALRAGRASYPSLSATCAVAWLVVIVAWYAVAVVLAGDAAQPAVPTTALLVAFGAQLLFGTVSHLVPVGLRHRAPAGTAVASRGAVFRVVLFNLSFAVWQLAENSWLKVLASFICVGVLVTVPVLLVRAARVQLAGEDAGAGAAGTAGDSADRTGRGGRSNGSDRSGEGSGTSGAAGQAGLAVALVALLVACFGGLSGAAGAAGPGGAGGSGGASAAAGDAADAVRVEVSAGDMVFSPEVVEVPAGAHVILELVNEDSTAHDLAMANGARSGRLTPGESTEVDLGVVEGTLEGWCTIAGHRTRGMTLTVHAA from the coding sequence ATGCACACCACGCGCCCGCCGGAGGACCCGGACAAGCCCTCCCGCTCCCCCGATTCCGACCGCCCCGGCCTGCGCCGGGCGGTGCTCGACCAGGTCGGCCGGCCGACGGCCTTCTGGCTGGCGGCGCTCGTGGTCGCGGGGCTGAGCCACCCGTTCCTGCCCGGCTATCGGTGGGTGCTCATCCACGCCTTCACCCTGGGCGTGCTGGGCAACTCCCTGCTGCTGTGGAGCGAGCGGCTCTCCGTGCGCTTCCTGCCCCGGCCCCGTCGGGGCGGGCGGGAACCCGACGCGCCGCGGGAGCGCACGGAGCCGACCCCGCGCCGGCGCGCCGTGCTGTTCAACCTCGGCGCCGCGCTCATGCTCGCCGCCGACCTCGCCTCCGAGGCCTGGCCGGACTCGTGGACGCTCACCGTGTGCGGCGCCGGGCTGATCGCCGTGGCCGCGGTGGTCCAGGCCCTGGTCATCGCCGGGCGCCTGCAACGGGCCCGCCGGGGCGGGAAGTCCCCGCGGACGGCGTCGACGGTGGTCGGCTACGTGCTCGCGTGGCTGCTGATGGCCTGCGGGGCGGCGGTGGGCGCGTTCATGGCCGCCGGGCCGGAGGACCTCGTGACACGGCTGCGACCGGCGCACGTGTGCCTGATGGTGCTCGGCTTCGTCGGGCTCTCGGCCGCGGCCAGCCTGATCGTGCTCTTCCCCGCGCTGTGGCGGTTCAACGGCCTGCTGCGCCGCCCCCGGCTGCTGCTCGGCGGGGTGGCCGCCGCCACGGTGCTCGCCGCGGTCGGGTTCGCGGTCGACTCTGCCCCGGTGGCCGCCGCGGGGCTCGCGCTCTACGCCGCCGGCTGGGCCGTCGGCCTCGCCGGCTGGCTGCCGCCGGCCCTGCGCGCGGGTCGGGCGAGCTACCCCTCCCTCTCGGCGACCTGTGCGGTGGCGTGGCTGGTCGTCATCGTCGCCTGGTACGCGGTCGCGGTGGTTCTGGCGGGGGACGCCGCCCAGCCCGCGGTCCCGACCACCGCGCTGCTCGTGGCATTCGGCGCGCAGCTGCTCTTCGGCACGGTCAGCCACCTGGTTCCCGTGGGACTGCGCCACCGCGCCCCGGCGGGGACGGCCGTGGCCTCGCGCGGTGCGGTCTTCCGCGTCGTGCTATTCAACCTGTCTTTCGCGGTGTGGCAGCTCGCCGAGAACTCCTGGCTGAAGGTGCTGGCCTCCTTCATCTGCGTCGGCGTGCTGGTCACGGTGCCGGTGCTGCTGGTGCGGGCGGCGCGGGTCCAGCTCGCCGGGGAGGACGCGGGTGCCGGTGCGGCCGGGACCGCGGGCGACTCTGCGGACCGGACCGGCCGCGGCGGCCGCTCCAACGGTTCCGACCGTTCCGGCGAAGGCTCCGGGACGTCCGGGGCCGCGGGCCAGGCGGGTCTCGCGGTGGCCCTGGTCGCGCTGCTCGTCGCCTGCTTCGGCGGTCTCAGCGGGGCCGCCGGTGCCGCGGGTCCGGGCGGGGCGGGCGGCTCAGGCGGTGCTTCCGCGGCGGCCGGTGACGCGGCGGACGCGGTGCGGGTGGAGGTCTCGGCCGGCGACATGGTCTTCTCCCCCGAGGTCGTCGAGGTCCCCGCCGGAGCGCACGTGATCCTCGAGCTGGTCAATGAGGACTCCACCGCGCACGACCTCGCCATGGCCAACGGGGCGCGCTCGGGCCGACTGACCCCGGGCGAGTCGACGGAGGTCGACCTCGGCGTCGTCGAGGGCACGCTCGAGGGCTGGTGCACCATCGCCGGCCACCGCACCCGCGGCATGACGCTGACGGTCCACGCCGCCTGA
- a CDS encoding L-lactate dehydrogenase, whose protein sequence is MNKTVGNKVVLIGCGDVGVAYAYALVNQGTVDHLAMIDIDEKKLEGNVMDLNHGAVWSASHTRVTKGTYEDCRDAAMVVLCAGAAQKPGETRLQLVDKNVKITTGIVKDVMANGFDGIFLVAANPVDILTYTTWKVSGLPWQRVVGSGTVLDSARFRYMLGDLYETAPSSIHAYIIGEHGDTELPVLSSATIAGVSMRRMLEKDADLEPRLEKIFEDTRDAAYHIIDAKGSTSYGIGMGLARITRAIIQNQGVALPVSALLHGEYGQEDIYIGTPAVIDRGGIRRVVELEISEHEMERFTHSANVLRDVMDKTFGEDK, encoded by the coding sequence ATGAACAAGACCGTCGGAAACAAAGTCGTCCTCATCGGCTGCGGTGACGTCGGAGTCGCCTACGCCTACGCGCTGGTCAACCAGGGCACCGTGGACCACCTCGCGATGATCGACATCGACGAGAAGAAGCTCGAGGGCAACGTCATGGACCTCAACCACGGCGCCGTCTGGTCCGCCTCGCACACCCGCGTGACCAAGGGCACCTACGAGGACTGCCGCGACGCCGCCATGGTCGTGCTGTGCGCCGGCGCCGCCCAGAAGCCGGGCGAGACCCGCCTGCAGCTGGTGGACAAGAACGTCAAGATCACCACCGGCATCGTCAAGGACGTCATGGCCAACGGCTTCGACGGCATCTTCCTGGTCGCCGCCAACCCGGTCGACATCCTGACCTACACCACCTGGAAGGTCTCCGGCCTGCCGTGGCAGCGCGTCGTCGGCTCCGGCACCGTCCTGGACTCCGCCCGCTTCCGCTACATGCTCGGCGACCTCTACGAGACCGCCCCGAGCTCGATCCACGCCTACATCATCGGCGAGCACGGCGACACCGAGCTGCCGGTCCTGTCCTCCGCCACCATCGCCGGCGTGTCCATGCGCCGCATGCTGGAGAAGGACGCCGACCTGGAGCCGCGCCTCGAGAAGATCTTCGAGGACACCCGCGACGCCGCGTACCACATCATCGACGCCAAGGGCTCGACCTCCTACGGCATCGGCATGGGCCTGGCCCGCATCACCCGCGCGATCATCCAGAACCAGGGTGTGGCCCTGCCGGTCTCCGCGCTGCTGCACGGTGAGTACGGCCAGGAGGACATCTACATCGGCACCCCGGCCGTCATCGACCGCGGCGGCATCCGTCGCGTCGTCGAGCTGGAGATCTCCGAGCACGAGATGGAGCGCTTCACCCACTCGGCCAACGTCCTGCGTGACGTCATGGACAAGACCTTCGGCGAGGACAAGTAA
- a CDS encoding glycerophosphodiester phosphodiesterase family protein produces MKIIAHRGYAGKYPPLTRLAYEKALELPIHGVETDIRLTRDGHAVCFHDPVVNFGTDGSGRTSGKTLAELRELNMGDEANPQRILTLGELIELVKEYEDKHLYIELKHPVRYGRMVEETVANVLRYHGVSEDPRMHVISFSPIAIGRMARLLPRIGRVVLRRPVLRYLYPIDPKIGRPDVMGLSLIRAHQHPRLIGAKLLPTYLWTVNDVTQMNWAANHGVDLLVTDEPEMAMWMLAGMGSVGRE; encoded by the coding sequence GTGAAGATCATCGCGCACCGTGGCTACGCCGGAAAGTACCCCCCACTGACGCGGCTGGCCTACGAGAAAGCCCTTGAGCTGCCCATCCACGGCGTCGAGACCGACATCCGCCTCACCCGCGACGGCCACGCGGTCTGCTTCCACGACCCGGTGGTCAACTTCGGCACCGACGGCTCCGGGCGCACCTCCGGCAAGACCCTGGCCGAGCTGCGCGAGCTCAACATGGGCGACGAGGCGAACCCGCAGCGGATCCTCACCCTCGGCGAGCTGATCGAGCTGGTCAAGGAGTACGAGGACAAGCACCTCTACATCGAGCTCAAGCACCCGGTGCGCTACGGGCGGATGGTCGAGGAGACCGTGGCCAACGTGCTGCGCTACCACGGGGTCTCGGAGGACCCGCGGATGCACGTCATCTCCTTCTCGCCGATCGCCATCGGGCGCATGGCCCGGCTGCTGCCCCGGATCGGCCGCGTGGTGCTGCGCCGGCCGGTGCTGCGCTACCTCTACCCGATCGACCCGAAGATCGGCCGGCCCGACGTGATGGGGCTGTCGCTGATCCGCGCACACCAGCACCCGAGGCTGATCGGCGCGAAGCTGCTGCCGACCTACCTGTGGACGGTCAACGACGTCACGCAGATGAACTGGGCCGCCAACCACGGCGTGGACCTGCTGGTCACCGACGAGCCCGAGATGGCGATGTGGATGCTCGCCGGGATGGGCAGCGTCGGCCGCGAGTGA
- a CDS encoding DUF5926 family protein yields MSKKSKKNRENLPEGMSRRQAKLAKRAAEREALARDPRPFGGLACEADLVALQMFVPSAVATVAVDGAERPVRIVTVLPGAGAAVVRGEGDAEEALVALQVQSRTDNAGRDLAYALNWARTAASGETLSSTAADGSQPKLTDLIPADAELDITVHDDFSWWVPEGVTPDMAVNQAIQQANATIMPSERIDADVPGAVWWVNPGSGKAHIRWVRPEKEEDKVLTALARIAARGELKLGEETKFAGVFRTHGLVVPVWDLDPERATDSYGEDLARVQAAIEAEYDNDAQLTADERKQLQNIKSRQVTIG; encoded by the coding sequence ATGTCGAAGAAGTCGAAGAAGAACCGCGAGAACCTGCCCGAGGGCATGAGCCGCCGCCAGGCCAAGCTGGCCAAGCGCGCCGCCGAGCGCGAGGCGCTGGCCCGCGACCCCCGCCCGTTCGGCGGGCTGGCCTGCGAGGCCGACCTCGTCGCCCTGCAGATGTTCGTGCCCTCCGCCGTCGCCACCGTGGCGGTCGACGGTGCCGAGCGCCCCGTGCGCATCGTCACCGTGCTGCCCGGCGCCGGCGCGGCCGTGGTCCGCGGCGAGGGCGACGCCGAGGAGGCGCTGGTGGCCCTCCAGGTCCAGTCGCGCACCGACAACGCCGGCCGCGACCTGGCGTACGCCCTGAACTGGGCGCGCACCGCCGCCAGCGGCGAGACCCTCAGCTCGACCGCCGCCGACGGCTCCCAGCCGAAGCTGACCGACCTGATCCCGGCGGACGCGGAGCTGGACATCACCGTCCACGACGACTTCTCCTGGTGGGTCCCCGAGGGCGTGACCCCGGACATGGCCGTCAACCAGGCCATCCAGCAGGCCAACGCCACGATCATGCCGTCCGAGCGCATCGACGCCGACGTGCCCGGTGCGGTGTGGTGGGTCAACCCCGGCTCCGGCAAGGCCCACATCCGCTGGGTGCGCCCCGAGAAGGAGGAGGACAAGGTCCTCACCGCGCTGGCGCGCATCGCCGCCCGCGGCGAGCTCAAGCTCGGCGAGGAGACCAAGTTCGCCGGTGTGTTCCGCACCCACGGCCTGGTCGTGCCCGTATGGGACCTCGACCCCGAGCGCGCCACCGACTCCTACGGCGAGGACCTCGCCCGCGTCCAGGCCGCGATCGAGGCCGAGTACGACAACGACGCCCAGCTGACCGCCGACGAGCGCAAGCAGCTGCAGAACATCAAGTCCCGTCAGGTCACCATCGGCTAG